Proteins encoded within one genomic window of Variovorax sp. OAS795:
- the ampD gene encoding 1,6-anhydro-N-acetylmuramyl-L-alanine amidase AmpD yields the protein MTDAAAMAAGGSNDDGLWQAGWYRFAKALRSPNFGPRPAGAQTDLIVLHSISLPPGEYGGDAVQQLFANQLDWDAHPYFQSIRGLEVSSHFYVRRSGELWQFVSCDDRAWHAGVSAWRGRENCNDDSIGIELEGLEGERFEEAQYETLASLAAAIAQHYAIEHIAGHEHIAPGRKQDPGAGFDWPLLRAQLGWDARMFPAQAIPR from the coding sequence ATGACTGACGCAGCGGCCATGGCAGCAGGCGGCAGCAACGACGACGGCCTCTGGCAAGCCGGCTGGTACCGTTTCGCCAAGGCGCTGCGCTCGCCCAATTTCGGTCCCCGGCCCGCGGGCGCACAGACCGACCTGATCGTGCTGCATTCGATCAGCCTGCCGCCGGGCGAATACGGCGGCGATGCCGTGCAGCAGCTCTTCGCCAACCAGCTCGACTGGGACGCGCATCCTTATTTCCAATCCATTCGAGGCCTCGAAGTTTCCTCGCACTTCTATGTGCGGCGCAGCGGCGAGCTCTGGCAGTTCGTGAGCTGCGACGACCGCGCCTGGCACGCCGGCGTGTCCGCGTGGCGTGGCCGCGAGAACTGCAACGACGATTCGATCGGCATCGAACTCGAGGGCCTGGAAGGCGAGCGTTTCGAAGAAGCGCAATACGAAACGCTGGCGAGCCTCGCGGCCGCGATCGCGCAGCACTACGCCATCGAGCACATCGCCGGCCATGAACACATCGCGCCGGGCCGAAAGCAGGACCCGGGTGCCGGCTTCGATTGGCCGTTGCTGCGCGCCCAGCTCGGCTGGGACGCGCGAATGTTCCCGGCTCAGGCGATTCCGCGCTAA
- a CDS encoding sigma-54 dependent transcriptional regulator produces MQRPANILVIDDEPDLRTLYELTLLREGYRVEAAGSVSEAWQHLEAGQFDAVITDMRLPDGQGMEIIHRIQKNQRSERCVVMTAYGSAENAVEALKAGAFDYLTKPVDLKQFRAVVASAVQARQAPPARAVRAAAAEPGEPRADALAVPASGITALQRLVGDSEPMRLVKSRIAKVARGMAPVLVRGESGTGKELVARAVHACSQRSEGPFVAVNCGAIPENLLEAEFFGARKGSYTGSSQDRDGYFQAARGGTLFLDEIGDLPLAMQSKLLRAIQERSVRSIGSTQEDAVDVRVVSATHKDLHAEVQAGRFRQDLFYRLNVIEIAVPALRDRREDLPALCAALLARIAQDGGLPVPHLSVELLRRLAQHPLDGNVRELENLLHRAVALNDGDELHLDLTAGGRPGAAPPDAAAAATAPSPLSSSVADGESPAAPAPSATAVADAKPAALPSDLQAYLDQQEREILVRALRESGFNRTAAAARLGMSLRQIRYRIARLGITTPNGDEGAASPADD; encoded by the coding sequence CTGCAGCGTCCGGCCAACATCCTGGTCATCGACGACGAACCCGACCTGCGCACGCTGTACGAACTGACGTTGCTGCGCGAGGGCTATCGCGTCGAGGCCGCCGGGAGCGTCTCCGAAGCCTGGCAGCACCTTGAGGCCGGGCAGTTCGATGCGGTGATCACCGACATGCGGCTGCCCGACGGACAAGGCATGGAAATCATCCACCGCATCCAGAAGAACCAGCGCAGCGAGCGCTGCGTCGTGATGACGGCCTACGGCTCGGCCGAGAACGCGGTCGAGGCACTGAAGGCCGGCGCCTTCGACTACCTCACCAAGCCCGTCGACCTGAAGCAATTCCGCGCGGTGGTCGCTTCCGCCGTGCAGGCCCGGCAGGCGCCGCCCGCCAGGGCGGTGCGTGCGGCGGCCGCCGAGCCGGGCGAACCCCGCGCCGATGCGCTCGCCGTTCCCGCCAGTGGCATCACGGCGCTCCAGCGGCTGGTGGGCGACTCGGAACCCATGCGGCTCGTCAAGTCGCGCATCGCCAAGGTGGCGCGCGGCATGGCGCCGGTGCTGGTGCGCGGCGAATCGGGCACCGGCAAGGAACTGGTGGCGCGCGCGGTTCACGCCTGCAGCCAGCGCAGCGAAGGCCCCTTTGTCGCGGTCAACTGCGGCGCGATTCCCGAGAACCTGCTCGAGGCCGAATTCTTCGGCGCCCGCAAGGGCTCCTACACCGGCTCGTCGCAAGACCGCGACGGCTACTTCCAGGCTGCGCGCGGCGGCACGCTGTTTCTCGACGAGATCGGCGACCTCCCGCTGGCCATGCAGTCCAAGCTGCTGCGCGCCATCCAGGAGCGCAGCGTGCGCTCGATCGGCTCAACCCAGGAAGACGCCGTGGACGTGCGCGTCGTGAGCGCCACGCACAAGGACCTGCACGCCGAAGTGCAGGCCGGCCGTTTCCGGCAGGACCTGTTCTACCGGCTCAACGTGATCGAGATTGCGGTGCCCGCGCTGCGCGACCGGCGCGAAGACCTGCCCGCGCTTTGCGCCGCGCTGCTCGCGCGCATCGCGCAGGATGGCGGCTTGCCGGTGCCGCATCTTTCCGTCGAACTGCTGCGTCGCCTCGCCCAGCATCCGCTCGACGGCAACGTGCGGGAACTCGAGAACCTGCTGCATCGCGCCGTGGCGCTCAACGACGGCGACGAGCTTCACCTCGACCTCACGGCGGGCGGACGGCCTGGGGCGGCGCCGCCAGATGCGGCCGCTGCGGCCACCGCGCCTTCGCCCCTGTCTTCTTCGGTGGCCGACGGTGAATCGCCTGCCGCGCCCGCACCGTCCGCAACCGCGGTGGCCGACGCCAAGCCGGCCGCCCTTCCCTCCGACCTGCAGGCCTACCTGGACCAGCAGGAGCGCGAAATCCTCGTGCGCGCACTGCGCGAAAGCGGCTTCAACCGCACCGCGGCCGCCGCGCGGCTCGGCATGAGCCTGCGCCAGATCCGCTACCGCATTGCGCGGCTGGGCATCACCACGCCCAACGGCGACGAAGGCGCCGCCAGCCCGGCCGATGACTGA
- a CDS encoding ATP-binding protein has protein sequence MSSSLWQRGEAATDWDLLEPGRSESAALLRLWRGFMAARCFVALVLVLLQGVALALGQTMHPLAIALSAGYLVTTWLGARYAHFTPPIRGFAALWFLTIGIDLGTFTALQVLQGGNINYTPLFALPVLMSAVLGTVTVGLGTTATVTLLLLADAGWHWLQQPGDSSTRFVQAALTGTGLFVVALLAHELARRLAREEETALRNRSSAQMQAQVNDLVIETLSEGVLVIDAEGMVHAANPAADAILGQGLARLALPFALHAQPAWHALAALARQTFARRAPQSEEIPVAQARGAAREVRVRTRLTPTSDQRVGSLCVMFLQDLRELEARIRTEKLAAMGRMSAAVAHEIRNPLAAITQASALLNEDLTDPAHRKLTSMVQHNAQRLARIVDDVLDVSRARQQRVLSLGEQVALDPAVRALAEEWVRHTQRKGVLITLDAPDSEVRYDVEHLRRLLVNLLDNAARYASSREGSIQVVTTTQRGGSSRPSLQVWSDGAPLEPAVQRHLFEPFFSSESRSSGLGLFLCRELCRRHGATIGYERRALVAGGPEGNEFFVSFAPSENRLTQ, from the coding sequence ATGAGTTCTTCCCTCTGGCAGCGAGGCGAGGCCGCCACCGACTGGGACCTGCTCGAACCGGGCCGCAGCGAGAGCGCCGCGCTGCTGCGTTTGTGGCGCGGCTTCATGGCGGCACGCTGCTTCGTCGCGCTGGTGCTGGTGCTGCTGCAAGGCGTGGCCCTGGCGCTCGGCCAGACGATGCATCCGCTGGCCATTGCGCTGTCGGCCGGCTACCTGGTCACGACCTGGCTGGGCGCCCGCTACGCGCATTTCACGCCCCCGATCCGGGGCTTCGCGGCGCTGTGGTTCCTCACCATCGGCATCGACCTGGGCACCTTCACCGCCCTCCAGGTGCTCCAGGGCGGCAACATCAACTACACGCCGCTGTTCGCGTTGCCGGTGCTCATGAGCGCGGTGCTCGGCACCGTGACGGTGGGCCTGGGCACCACGGCCACCGTCACCCTGCTGCTGCTGGCCGACGCGGGCTGGCACTGGCTGCAGCAGCCCGGCGATTCCTCCACCCGCTTCGTGCAGGCGGCGCTCACCGGCACGGGGCTCTTCGTGGTGGCCCTGCTGGCGCACGAACTCGCGCGCCGGCTCGCGCGCGAGGAAGAAACCGCCCTGCGCAACCGCAGCAGCGCGCAGATGCAGGCGCAGGTCAACGACCTGGTGATCGAGACGCTGAGCGAAGGCGTGCTGGTGATCGACGCCGAAGGCATGGTGCACGCGGCCAACCCGGCGGCGGACGCCATCCTCGGACAGGGATTGGCCCGGCTCGCGCTGCCTTTTGCGCTGCATGCGCAGCCGGCCTGGCATGCGCTGGCGGCCTTGGCGCGCCAGACCTTCGCACGCCGCGCACCGCAGAGCGAAGAAATTCCCGTGGCCCAGGCGCGCGGTGCGGCGCGCGAAGTGCGGGTGCGCACGCGGCTCACGCCCACCAGCGACCAGCGCGTCGGCAGCCTGTGCGTGATGTTCCTGCAGGACCTGCGCGAACTCGAGGCCCGCATCCGCACCGAGAAGCTGGCCGCCATGGGCCGCATGTCGGCCGCGGTGGCGCATGAGATCCGCAATCCGCTGGCCGCCATCACCCAAGCCAGCGCCCTGCTCAACGAAGACCTCACCGACCCGGCGCACCGCAAGCTGACCAGCATGGTCCAGCACAACGCGCAGCGGCTTGCCCGCATCGTGGACGACGTGCTCGATGTTTCGCGCGCGCGCCAGCAGCGCGTGCTCTCGCTCGGCGAACAGGTGGCGCTCGATCCCGCGGTGCGCGCGCTGGCCGAGGAATGGGTTCGCCACACGCAGCGCAAAGGGGTGCTGATCACGCTCGATGCGCCCGACAGCGAGGTGCGCTACGACGTCGAGCACCTGCGTCGCCTGCTGGTGAACCTGCTGGACAACGCGGCGCGCTATGCCAGCAGCCGGGAAGGGTCGATCCAGGTCGTCACCACCACGCAGCGCGGCGGTTCCAGCCGGCCCAGCCTGCAGGTGTGGAGCGACGGCGCGCCGCTGGAGCCCGCCGTGCAGCGCCACCTGTTCGAGCCCTTCTTCTCTTCCGAGAGCCGCTCCAGCGGGCTCGGGCTCTTTCTCTGCCGGGAGCTGTGCCGGCGCCATGGCGCCACCATCGGCTACGAACGGCGCGCGCTCGTCGCGGGCGGCCCCGAGGGCAACGAATTCTTCGTCAGCTTTGCACCCAGCGAAAACCGGCTGACACAATAG
- a CDS encoding PP0621 family protein produces the protein MKYLLVLAVLWVAIWLWRKNRREEMRDAQREQAAARAQRPPPPPGAPQAMLRCAHCGLHLPAGDAIGGPGDAVYCSAAHRQAAERG, from the coding sequence ATGAAATACCTGCTCGTTCTCGCAGTGCTGTGGGTGGCCATCTGGCTCTGGCGCAAGAACCGCCGTGAAGAAATGCGCGACGCCCAGCGCGAGCAGGCGGCGGCACGCGCCCAGCGCCCGCCGCCTCCACCCGGCGCCCCGCAGGCCATGCTGCGCTGTGCGCATTGCGGCTTGCACCTGCCCGCGGGCGATGCGATCGGGGGGCCGGGCGACGCGGTCTACTGCAGTGCCGCGCACCGCCAGGCTGCCGAGCGCGGCTGA
- the ccsA gene encoding cytochrome c biogenesis protein CcsA yields the protein MILAIPSPLAVALGIATAAAYGFAAAAGARLSRKTTQWALGLAWLLHAAVLGHGLVGSQPHFGFAPALSVTAWLVLTVYAVESSMYPQMKVRRALAWLGAAAVLLGVLFPGTPLHVSASPWLPLHLALGIASYGLFGAAVVHAWLITRAEKQIRLATEPQAGLPLLTLERLTFRFVMAGFVLLSATLLAGLLFSETLYGASFRGWKWDHKTVFSVLAWMSFAVLLIGRVRFGWRGRTARRVLYAGSVLLLLAYVGSRFVLEVVLARGAS from the coding sequence ATGATTTTAGCGATCCCCTCTCCACTCGCGGTGGCGCTGGGCATCGCCACCGCGGCTGCCTACGGATTTGCCGCTGCCGCGGGTGCCCGGCTGAGCCGAAAAACCACCCAATGGGCCCTCGGCCTGGCATGGCTGCTGCATGCCGCGGTGCTGGGCCACGGCCTGGTCGGCAGCCAGCCGCACTTCGGCTTTGCGCCCGCGCTCTCCGTCACCGCGTGGCTGGTGCTCACCGTCTACGCGGTCGAAAGCAGCATGTATCCGCAAATGAAGGTGCGCCGTGCGCTGGCCTGGCTCGGCGCGGCGGCCGTGTTGCTCGGGGTGCTGTTTCCCGGTACGCCGCTGCACGTCTCGGCATCGCCCTGGCTGCCGCTGCACCTGGCGCTGGGCATAGCGTCTTACGGCTTGTTCGGCGCGGCGGTGGTCCATGCCTGGCTCATCACGCGGGCCGAAAAGCAGATCCGCCTGGCCACCGAGCCGCAGGCCGGCCTGCCGCTGCTCACGCTCGAACGGCTCACCTTCCGGTTCGTGATGGCGGGCTTCGTGCTGCTCTCGGCCACGCTGCTGGCCGGCCTGCTGTTCAGCGAAACACTCTATGGCGCGTCGTTCCGCGGCTGGAAGTGGGACCACAAGACCGTGTTCTCGGTGCTCGCCTGGATGAGTTTTGCCGTCCTGCTGATCGGCCGCGTGCGCTTCGGCTGGCGCGGCCGCACGGCGCGGCGCGTGCTGTACGCCGGCTCCGTCCTGCTGCTGCTGGCGTACGTGGGCTCGCGCTTCGTGCTCGAAGTGGTCCTGGCGCGCGGCGCATCATGA
- the ffh gene encoding signal recognition particle protein — MATALTEKFSRLVKTMSGQARITESNVQDMLREVRMALLEADVALPVVRDFVARVKEKSLGQEVLGSLKPGQALVGIVNRELAATMGEGVSDINLAAQPPAVILMAGLQGAGKTTTTAKLAKHLIEKRKKKVLTVSGDVYRPAAIEQLKMVTRQAGAEWFPSTPDQKPLDIARAALDHAKRHFFDVLLVDTAGRLAIDEVLMTEIKQLHGALDPVETLFVVDAMQGQDAINTAKAFKDALPLTGIILTKTDGDSRGGAALSVRQVTGVPIKFAGTSEKIDGLEVFDAERHAGRILGMGDIVALVEQVTAGVNVAAAQKLAAKVKSGAGFDLNDFLGQLQQMKQMGGLSSLMDKLPQQMAAKATEADMTRAERDIRRKEGIIQSMTPLERRKPELLKATRKRRIAAGAGVQVQEVNRLLNEFEQMQGMMKKMKGGGLMKMMKKMGGMKGMGGMGGPGGPKLPF; from the coding sequence ATGGCCACCGCCCTCACAGAAAAGTTTTCCCGCCTCGTCAAGACGATGAGCGGCCAGGCCCGCATCACCGAAAGCAACGTGCAGGACATGCTGCGCGAAGTGCGCATGGCGCTGCTCGAGGCCGACGTGGCGCTGCCCGTGGTGCGCGACTTCGTGGCGCGCGTGAAGGAAAAGTCGCTCGGCCAGGAAGTGCTGGGCTCGCTCAAGCCGGGCCAGGCGCTGGTCGGCATCGTGAACCGCGAGCTTGCCGCCACCATGGGCGAGGGCGTGTCGGACATCAATCTTGCGGCCCAGCCGCCCGCGGTGATCCTGATGGCCGGCCTGCAGGGCGCCGGCAAGACCACCACCACCGCCAAGCTGGCCAAGCACCTGATCGAGAAGCGCAAGAAGAAGGTGCTCACCGTGTCGGGCGACGTCTACCGCCCCGCCGCGATCGAGCAGCTCAAGATGGTCACCAGGCAGGCCGGTGCCGAATGGTTCCCCAGCACGCCGGACCAGAAGCCGCTCGACATCGCACGCGCGGCGCTCGACCATGCCAAGCGTCATTTCTTCGACGTGCTGCTGGTCGACACGGCAGGCCGCCTGGCCATCGACGAAGTGTTGATGACCGAGATCAAGCAGTTGCACGGCGCACTCGACCCAGTCGAGACGCTGTTCGTGGTCGACGCGATGCAGGGCCAGGACGCGATCAACACCGCCAAGGCCTTCAAGGATGCGCTGCCGCTCACCGGCATCATCCTGACCAAGACCGACGGCGATTCGCGCGGCGGCGCGGCACTGTCGGTGCGGCAGGTCACGGGCGTGCCGATCAAGTTTGCCGGCACCAGCGAGAAGATCGACGGCCTCGAGGTGTTCGACGCCGAGCGCCACGCGGGCCGCATCCTCGGGATGGGCGACATCGTTGCGCTGGTCGAGCAGGTCACGGCCGGCGTCAACGTGGCGGCGGCGCAGAAGCTCGCGGCCAAGGTCAAGAGCGGTGCGGGCTTCGACCTGAACGACTTCCTTGGCCAGCTGCAGCAGATGAAGCAGATGGGCGGCCTGTCCAGCCTCATGGACAAGCTGCCGCAGCAGATGGCCGCCAAGGCCACCGAGGCCGACATGACCCGCGCCGAGCGCGACATCCGCCGCAAGGAAGGCATCATCCAGAGCATGACCCCGCTGGAGCGCCGCAAGCCCGAACTGCTCAAGGCCACGCGCAAGCGCCGCATCGCGGCCGGTGCCGGCGTGCAGGTTCAGGAGGTGAACCGCCTGCTCAACGAGTTCGAGCAGATGCAGGGCATGATGAAGAAGATGAAGGGCGGCGGCCTCATGAAGATGATGAAGAAAATGGGCGGCATGAAGGGGATGGGCGGCATGGGTGGGCCTGGCGGGCCGAAGCTGCCGTTCTGA
- a CDS encoding AAA family ATPase: protein MTFDDLRALVPAPGAGADWPQCCELLPELLRLEETPQDPYYHAEGNVGIHTRMVLDALMQDAHYQCAGAGGRFVLFMACLLHDIAKPDTTVIDAASGRIGQPGHSRRGAVDVRVLMWKARVPFALREAVCRIIAVHQFPFHAFASRKGVRPEWLVHKLSWELSLPDLCCVARCDMLGRHYEKRADSMADIAIFEELAREEGCWEGPRPMADAHTRLAYFRGADTSPDYPLFQTPGSEVTVMCGLPASGKNHWVAQHRKGWPIVSFDDARAELGLKHGENDGLAAHHAVDLAKALLRKQERFVWNATHLSQQMRAKTLDLLWNYHAQIELVYLEVPHAELMRRNRGRDTTLSNAGIERMLHRWELPPPSEAHDTVYEVQT, encoded by the coding sequence ATGACCTTCGACGATCTGCGCGCCCTGGTGCCAGCGCCGGGCGCGGGGGCCGATTGGCCGCAATGCTGCGAACTGCTGCCGGAGCTGCTGCGTCTCGAAGAGACGCCGCAAGACCCGTACTACCACGCCGAGGGCAACGTCGGCATCCACACGCGCATGGTGCTCGACGCGCTGATGCAGGATGCGCACTACCAGTGCGCCGGTGCCGGCGGCCGTTTCGTGCTCTTCATGGCCTGCCTGCTGCACGACATCGCCAAGCCAGACACCACGGTGATCGATGCCGCGAGTGGACGCATCGGGCAACCCGGCCACTCGCGCCGCGGCGCGGTCGACGTGCGCGTGCTGATGTGGAAGGCCCGCGTGCCGTTCGCGCTGCGCGAAGCCGTGTGCCGGATCATTGCGGTGCACCAGTTTCCATTCCATGCCTTTGCCTCGCGCAAGGGCGTGCGGCCCGAGTGGCTGGTGCACAAGCTCTCATGGGAACTGAGCCTGCCCGACCTGTGCTGCGTCGCGCGCTGCGACATGCTCGGGCGGCACTATGAAAAGCGTGCCGACAGCATGGCCGACATTGCAATCTTCGAGGAACTCGCGCGGGAAGAAGGCTGCTGGGAAGGTCCGCGCCCGATGGCCGACGCGCACACGCGCCTCGCCTACTTCCGCGGCGCCGACACCAGCCCCGATTACCCGCTGTTCCAGACCCCGGGTTCAGAGGTGACGGTGATGTGCGGGTTGCCGGCCAGCGGCAAGAACCATTGGGTGGCGCAGCACCGGAAGGGCTGGCCGATCGTGTCGTTCGACGATGCGCGCGCCGAACTCGGGTTGAAGCACGGCGAGAACGACGGGCTTGCCGCGCACCATGCGGTCGACCTGGCGAAGGCGCTGCTGCGCAAGCAGGAGCGCTTCGTATGGAACGCCACGCACCTGAGCCAGCAGATGCGAGCCAAGACCCTCGACCTGCTGTGGAACTACCACGCGCAGATCGAACTGGTGTACCTGGAAGTGCCGCATGCCGAGCTGATGCGCCGCAATCGCGGGCGCGACACCACGCTGTCGAACGCGGGCATCGAACGGATGCTGCACCGCTGGGAACTGCCGCCGCCGAGCGAGGCGCACGATACGGTCTACGAAGTGCAGACCTGA
- a CDS encoding RNA ligase family protein: MFPLSSLSSIPLLKYPRTAHLEGSRLQAGDTDDGQTRLSALLGLDVVIEEKLDGANAAVSFTSAGELLLQSRGHYLAGGAGERQFNLFKHWAAAHEAALLERLEDRYVMYGEWCFAKHSCWYDRLPAFFLEFDLYDRRAQCFLSTPARHALLDGSPVISVPVLYDGEMPHHAKALRSLVQPSLARSAGWKEAFEQAVTQEGQPLELVRQQTDLSDLAEGLYLKTESDGQVTGRYKWVRPDFVQTILDSGSHHSRRPVLPNQLAPGVDLYAPTPTATWHDLGLRTLHSPAELADKGKTR; this comes from the coding sequence GTGTTCCCTCTCTCTTCCCTTTCATCGATTCCGCTGCTCAAGTACCCACGTACTGCGCACCTGGAAGGATCGCGCCTTCAGGCGGGCGACACCGACGATGGCCAGACGCGGTTGTCCGCGCTGCTCGGCCTCGATGTGGTCATCGAGGAAAAACTCGATGGCGCCAACGCGGCCGTGTCGTTCACCTCGGCAGGTGAACTGCTGTTGCAGTCGCGTGGCCACTACCTCGCGGGTGGCGCCGGCGAGCGCCAGTTCAACCTGTTCAAGCACTGGGCCGCCGCGCACGAGGCTGCTTTGCTGGAGCGGCTCGAAGACCGCTACGTGATGTACGGCGAGTGGTGCTTTGCCAAGCACAGCTGCTGGTACGACCGGCTGCCGGCGTTTTTCCTGGAGTTCGATCTCTACGACCGGAGGGCGCAGTGCTTCCTGTCGACGCCGGCGCGGCATGCACTGCTCGATGGCAGCCCGGTCATTTCGGTGCCGGTGCTCTATGACGGCGAGATGCCGCACCACGCGAAAGCATTGCGCTCGCTGGTGCAACCATCGCTCGCGCGCAGTGCAGGCTGGAAAGAGGCTTTCGAACAAGCCGTGACGCAGGAGGGCCAGCCGCTCGAGCTCGTGCGGCAGCAGACCGATCTGTCCGATCTTGCCGAGGGCCTGTACCTCAAGACCGAGTCGGACGGCCAGGTGACGGGCCGCTACAAATGGGTGCGTCCGGATTTCGTCCAGACCATCCTCGACTCGGGCTCGCACCACAGCCGGCGGCCGGTGCTGCCCAACCAGCTGGCGCCTGGCGTGGACCTCTACGCACCCACGCCCACGGCAACATGGCACGACCTGGGACTGCGCACCCTGCACTCCCCGGCCGAGCTTGCGGACAAGGGGAAAACGCGATGA
- the mdoH gene encoding glucans biosynthesis glucosyltransferase MdoH: MKPNDFSQLNVLTEADFSHRSPVREERHPNAVTAPPVNRGSMAPRPWRGFWNSLGTALLVKLGAGGKPEAETAEAGAQVKQPWQRAAAQRRFAFMALTLLSTVIASTLFAGVQPDYDNVWLEYGQIGLYGLLSGWVVTGFVTALMGFYVSVRGDKHALSVKQVAHHAMNPEARTAIIMPICNEDVATVFAGLRATCESVAATGHAKQFDVFVLSDSYTPETAAAERAAWEDLRAALAESPNQPQVEVYYRLRTRRTHRKAGNVADFCRRWGKDYRYMVVLDADSVMSGDCLTSMVKLMEANPTAGIIQTATQAIGHVTLHARAQQFASRVTGRLFTLGMQFWQLGESHYWGHNAIIRVEPFMKHCALAPIEGTGGMSGGIMSHDFVEAALMRRAGYNVWLCADLVGSYEQQPPDLLAELQRDRRWCQGNLQNARLMAEPGIHPVHRAMFVTGTMAYVSAPLWLAFLTLGTALWLSGSSLISSWSVLPAELAGLWVWTLCLLFLPRVLGIAAVLMRGEQRQYGGLWGLVKSSMLESVLAIVQAPVRMLAHSLFVLVALTGIKLDWKSPPREAAAVPWKIAVSQLAPMSIVVGALAVGVAMIDPSALIWLMPVGLPLLLAIPLTVLTSQIALGTSLRDRGYLLIPEESRSPAVLRRAWMHALRLARPAALATA; the protein is encoded by the coding sequence ATGAAGCCGAACGACTTCTCCCAACTGAACGTGCTGACCGAAGCCGACTTTTCGCACCGCAGCCCGGTGCGCGAAGAACGCCACCCCAACGCCGTGACCGCTCCTCCGGTCAACCGCGGTTCCATGGCGCCCCGCCCCTGGCGCGGCTTCTGGAACAGCCTGGGCACCGCCCTCCTGGTCAAGCTCGGTGCCGGCGGCAAGCCGGAAGCCGAAACCGCCGAAGCCGGCGCACAGGTCAAGCAGCCCTGGCAGCGTGCCGCGGCGCAGCGCCGCTTCGCCTTCATGGCGCTCACGCTGCTGAGCACCGTGATCGCGTCCACGCTGTTTGCCGGCGTGCAACCCGACTACGACAACGTCTGGCTCGAATACGGCCAGATCGGCCTGTACGGCCTGCTCTCGGGCTGGGTCGTCACCGGCTTCGTGACCGCACTGATGGGTTTCTACGTCTCGGTGCGCGGTGACAAGCACGCGCTCTCGGTCAAGCAGGTGGCCCACCACGCGATGAACCCCGAGGCACGCACCGCGATCATCATGCCGATCTGCAACGAAGACGTTGCGACGGTGTTCGCCGGCCTGCGCGCCACCTGCGAATCGGTTGCGGCCACGGGCCACGCGAAGCAGTTCGACGTGTTCGTGCTGTCCGACAGCTACACGCCCGAAACCGCCGCCGCCGAGCGCGCCGCCTGGGAAGACCTTCGCGCCGCGCTGGCCGAGAGCCCGAACCAGCCGCAGGTCGAGGTGTATTACCGCCTTCGCACCCGCCGCACGCATCGCAAGGCCGGCAACGTGGCCGACTTCTGCCGCCGCTGGGGCAAGGACTACCGCTACATGGTCGTGCTCGATGCCGACTCCGTGATGAGCGGCGACTGTCTGACCTCGATGGTCAAGCTGATGGAAGCCAACCCGACCGCCGGCATCATCCAGACCGCCACGCAGGCCATCGGCCACGTGACGCTGCATGCCCGCGCCCAGCAATTCGCCTCCCGCGTGACGGGCCGCCTGTTCACGCTGGGCATGCAGTTCTGGCAACTGGGCGAATCGCACTACTGGGGCCACAACGCGATCATCCGCGTCGAGCCCTTCATGAAGCATTGCGCGCTGGCCCCCATCGAGGGCACCGGCGGCATGTCCGGCGGCATCATGTCGCACGACTTCGTCGAAGCCGCGCTGATGCGCCGCGCCGGCTACAACGTGTGGCTCTGCGCCGACCTGGTCGGCAGCTACGAACAGCAACCGCCGGACCTGCTGGCCGAACTGCAGCGCGACCGCCGCTGGTGCCAGGGCAACCTGCAGAACGCCCGCCTGATGGCCGAGCCCGGCATCCACCCGGTGCACCGCGCGATGTTCGTGACCGGCACGATGGCCTATGTCTCGGCACCGCTGTGGCTCGCGTTCCTGACACTCGGCACCGCACTGTGGCTGAGCGGCTCGAGCCTGATCTCCAGCTGGAGCGTGCTGCCGGCGGAACTGGCCGGCCTGTGGGTCTGGACCCTGTGCCTGCTGTTCCTGCCCCGCGTGCTCGGCATCGCCGCCGTGCTCATGCGCGGCGAGCAGCGCCAGTACGGCGGTCTGTGGGGCCTCGTGAAGAGCTCGATGCTCGAAAGCGTCCTGGCCATCGTGCAGGCACCGGTTCGCATGCTGGCCCACTCGCTGTTCGTGCTGGTCGCCCTCACCGGCATCAAGCTCGACTGGAAGTCGCCTCCGCGCGAAGCCGCCGCCGTGCCCTGGAAGATCGCGGTGTCGCAGCTCGCTCCGATGAGCATCGTGGTCGGCGCGCTGGCCGTGGGTGTTGCAATGATCGACCCGAGCGCGCTGATCTGGCTCATGCCCGTCGGCCTGCCGCTGCTGCTGGCCATCCCGCTCACGGTGCTGACCAGCCAGATCGCGCTGGGCACGTCGCTGCGCGACCGCGGCTACCTGCTGATTCCCGAGGAATCGCGCTCGCCGGCCGTGCTGCGCCGCGCCTGGATGCATGCGCTGCGCCTTGCGCGCCCCGCGGCGCTGGCCACGGCCTGA